ttataaatatattgatataaGCATGAGTAGAGTTAACCTTCATGAAATAATTTCCTCCAAAGAATGCATTTGTTTTGTAATGCTTTGTTTCTATTCCAACGTTTCCTTGGTTATTCTGACTTGTTTGAGAGGAATGtatagatgatttttattttgccGCAGGGCTGTCAATGCTTTTGGTTCACTTAGATCAATGGCACACTTGCTTAAGGGATAGGTGGAATTCAGCAGTTACTGAGGCATGCAACATTCACTGTCTCCCATCCTCCATCAGCTTGGTCTTGCTAATTTCCCTTCATCCTGCTGTGCTGCTTCTGTGGCCCTTCCTGTCCTTGTATAGGTGTTTGTCTCGTCCGTCTGATCTTGTGTCTGTGTTGTCCAGTTCTCCCTGCGGTTTCTTCCTGTGTGTCTGTTTGTAGATGAAGGGGCTGAGGATCAAGTGGGTCCTCTACACAGGTTCCCCAGCCATGAACCTGCCACCAGCGGGGAGAGGCGTAGAGTCCTAGCCCCCTCCATCTCAGTGTCTGTGCCTGATGATGACCCTTACAATTGCGATGAGGAGTACTATGAGCATCCTTTGTTCAGCTCAGAATGGACCACCTCTAGTGTGCTCCCCAGTGTCACAGCGCAGAGTGCAGAGGCCCACTTAGGCCAGGAGAAAGGTGAACCAAGCATGGTCCCCTTTtgctcctcctccccagcctgcAGCTTTGACCAGCTGCATCATGTTAAGTGTGCCTTAATACAGGGTGGGAGGGGCAGGAGCCTGTTTTCTCTGCATGAAAGTGAAGTTCCTATATGAGTTGAATCTATCCAAATGCCTTAACAATTTATGTAAAGAAGCCTTACTAGAGGCATGTGAGCACTTCCTTTTTCTGTATCATTGCTtctgagaaggaaggaaaaagagagagagagagagagagagagagaagcaaaaaaatattctattaaagTATGACTTCTTTCTGTTCCCTGCCAATAATCAGCTGAGGAAGAACATATTCTTTACCCAAACCAAACAAGATGActctgaatataatttttttcctccttagacACATAATATTACTATTAAATGGCATCTTTAAATAGCATTAGCTTTCTTTTTAGTGCTATATTAATATGATAGatctttaaaacagaaagaatgaagaatCTGTTTAGAGCAGAATAAATGTTATGGGAACAATTTATTTCCCCATATCATGTAATCATCTACAGAAACTACAGAGGCTTCTCCAGGTGACTAAATCTTGGCCCACATCAGTAGAGCTGGactaaaatgaaggaaatgattCAAAGCCTTTGTCATTCTAGCCTTATAAAGCTGGGAGACTCAAGTGTATAATTGGTTATCGTGAGGATAAAATAAGTAGGTGATGGGCTGCAATATGTCTCATTCTAACTAGGTAGttttggtaaagaaaaaaaaaggtacagctaaatatatttttgcttagGCGAAGAGTTTATTTCCAAAAGGGACAATATTTAATATGAAAGCAGACAGTTCTAAAGCAATAAGGAATAAGCTTACAGCTCACCAACTACAGTCATCATAATAAGCGTCTTCAAGGACCCTTTTGAAAACAGAACACCAATAGCTCAGGTTCTCTGATAAAGAAATATAACCCCTATTAAGTGAAACTAAGTTCTTCTAAactaaatttctaaaatatgtgAGTTTTTAAATTAGGAACAATTGTTGTggaaataaatatgatttatactaaatgagaaaatgaaaagctaAAAAGCTACATGGATTTGAAAACATGTAAATTAACTTGATTAGACTTTATCCAAAAAGGTAACATTATAATGCAGttatattaaaattcttttaactGTAATCAAAATCTATGgcattataaaaattttcttaacaagttagaatttaaatttttaaaatgctacttaAAATGCCGTAATTAaattacaaaactaaaaatgagTGCTAAATGTGAAGAGATAGATAacgtagattttttttctctctctctctgtttctctctgaagatattaatatttctaaaaaacaaaataaaattccttttctttttatctgtagTCTTTCCCTCAGGGCCATTTAAACAATGCACAATTATTTCATAAGAATTTTGTAAGAATCTTCCgtttacaaaactataaaacagctCATATATTTCTCTCTAATTCCTTAagtgaccaaatgggatttacttatttttactgACATTTCAAGTGTAAATGAGAAACAAATTAGTGCAATAACTCATGAACTTGAAAAGTTTAACTTTACAtcttaaatgttaacttttttatGTGATATACATGGTTTGGGGGGTGGTTATTTTGGCTGTTGATTGCCACTCAATTGTCTTTCTTTGGTGATTTTGTTTTGAATTACAGAAATAAGACTTTATTACTAAtgtgcatattttttctttagtgtcaAAGGGAATTATACATGAACTACATTACTGATATTTCAGGGAGTTAAGCAATATGATaatagctgtgtcccagaggtaGACTTTTGTAAACAGATTTAAATTTAACCTTGACGttgtttttaacatattttattttacttactttttgaaaatgttcattttctcCAACATCATACAATGCATTGAAGCTAACATAACTTGACTTAGGTAATCCCTTACCTTGgaaatgctaaataaattatattttaagtaaatttggTGGACTTTGTGATAAAGCTGTTAAGGTAGTTGGTTGGATATTCTTTTGAGGCAAGGCTTTTTTTATTCCCAAAGATTTCTTTAGCAaaatttgcacattttaaataaagcagCCGGGAATTCTTATGTAGGGGCTTCCTGCATTGGCGAAAACAGCACATGTCTAACAAatttaaaggcttttttttttcagtacatCAGTACATCCATCTTTTCACAACCATCTGTTATCCGGCAGCACCATCTCTTATTTCCAGCAAGCTTTCCACATGCGTGCAACTTACTGCCGTTTCCAATAAGGGTAATCAATCAATACAACGCTTTCAGCtctcaaactttaaaataaattgccTTTTAATGAGACTTTAAAAGTCATCACTATTAGCAGATTATACATCATAGTTTTCCAACCAGTACATAATGTATGTTGCATTAGAATATTAATTTGTTCATCCcaatggtaaaataaaaaaacagctgAGGTCTTCATGAGGTCATTCTAATGGAGCTGAAAGTGTTCCTTTAGTAATATTTCTGTCGTTTCATGTATTGTTCTGTGGTCATGATATCAACATCTTTTTCATCCCTAAGAAGAAGAAACGCTAGAGAGTCGGATGGCTGAGGAAGAGAAACCTGCTGCTCTTCCTGAGAAAGAGTGTGGGGCTGCTAAGTCCTCAGACCAACCCAAGGGCCTCAGTAAGGGCCAAATGGAGTCTAGTGCGGAGGCCCAAATAGTTCCCAAAGAGAGTGCCCCGGCAGGGGCCCCACATGAGAAAAGTGTAAAAGAGGTCAAGGAGGTGTCTCCAGAAGTAAAAACCCCTTCCTCTGCTGGGGAAGGTGTGTCTTTCTCAGGATTTGCATGTGTTTTGTTGCAAATGATCTCTCCAGTGGCTTACCAACCTGATGCCTTTCCAACGCTGTTTCGCTGTTTCGCTATTTTCATCGCTGGGTCTTATGATAACAAGTCCACTGTTGTAGGCTTAATGTGCGGAGAGTGTGGCTTGCGCAAGTGCCGTGTGGCAGCTGGTTTTCCAGTGCTGCAGCTGATTCCTGGTTTTCCTTTGCCATGATACAATACGCTTTGCAGCCAGGCTGATGATGCTATGTgagcttcttattttattttatttttttacccgCCCCCCCTCATCTCAAATGTTTGCCAGTCACATTGctaatacatgtatatttttgtttttattttggggaCAGCAattcatatgcttttatttcaaatCGTACAGTTGGATTTTGGCACATAGAGGCTTAAATGGTGGAATCGTTTTTGTTTGCAACCGAAATGTGCTATATTTTTTATGCTTCAATGAATACTGGTTTGATTTTCTTGAGCTCCTGCTGATGCTTCTCATATCATTTTCTCCCCATGGCAGCCAGCCCTTCTGATCATCCCCATATCTCTTGAGTTTTCATTCATCTAACCTTTATTAGAAGttcataaagtatttttttctattgttacaACAGGACACATAAGTATATAAGGTAATGATGATCCATACACTTGCTCTTTTAGAGATggttgaattttattatttttccccaaaTCTTTTCCAGATAACTACATTTAGCTCTAAATGTAGTTtagaccacagtgagatacttTTGACCTTAAAACACAAGTGGGACAATAAAGCCTTTTggattgttgaataaataaaagtaaaaatgtgttATCTAATTTCTGTGAAGCACCTCTAAAGCCAGTACTGGCCAATGCTTCACCAGTTGGTCATGCTCCAGGGATTGAGGTCATGGCCATGGTAATAAAGTTATTTCAATAGTTGACTCTTTTGAAAAGTTTGTTACTCACATGATTTCCCAGTATCAACAGTGTAATTCAGATTTTCTTACATCTACCGTACAGACTAAGTAATGATTAggagtttaaatttttaaatatgtgataGAAACTGGCTTGTAAATTCTTAAGTCATATCATATAAAAttaatagcaaatatttacttatatttctgAAATTTATCCTCAGATGAATTCTAAAAATTTATGCCAGTAACCTGTGGATGCCTAAAGAATTGGCCCTGACATTTGTTGATCAAGTTAACTGCAACTATTAACATTGTATCATTGTGCATTGCTTGGCCCTCTGCCCACAGCCTAccagttcatttttaaatgataaaaccaATGAAAATGTTAAGTAGAAATCAATTCTTTATCTATATTTGGTCCTTACTATATATTCTTGTGTACCCTAACATTAGCTGCTTACTCAATATTCATTAGCTTATAACTTTTATGTACAGAAGGCACATGAATTTGTTTCTTCTATAATACACATCACATAATGTTTaggagagaccaaaaaaaaaaaaaaaaaacaaagaaaaaaagagaaaagaatatccAGAAATATACTGTTCTTAcaattcctttgcacattaaTTTACAACCAGAGTTCATTTTAGTAACAGTACACATGTATCTCAGTCCTGACCTTTTCGTATTGACTTTTACATGGGTAGCATGCTTGCATGttccataatttttgtttttattctaccATTCATTTATcacttcaaaatataattttaagcttATTTCCTGAACGCACTTGCCTATTATCTGTTTAAAAATCAACCCGATTACTTCAGATTTACTTACAGCCTCGAAGATGGAGTTCCATGATCAACAGGAATTGACTCCCTCTGCAGCTGAGCCTTCAGACCAGAAGGAAAAGGAGTCAGAGAAGCAAAGTAAGCCTGGTGAAGACCTTAAACATGCTGCCTTAGTTTCTCAGCCAGAGACAACTACAACTTACCCTGATAAAAAGGACATGCAAggcacagaagaagaaaaagcaccCCCAGCTTTGTTTGGGCACACTCTTATTGCCAGCCTGGAAGACATGAAACAGAAGACAGAACCAAGCCTTGTAGTACCTGGCATTGACCTTCCTAAAGAGCCTCCAACTCCAAAAGAACAAAAGGACTGGTTCATCGAAATGCCAACGGAAGCAAAAAAGGATGAGTGGGGTTTAGTTGCCCCAATATCTCCTGGCCCTCTGACTCCCATGAGGGAAAAAGACGTATTTGATGATATCCCAAAATGGGAAGGGAAACAATTTGATTCTCCCATGCCAAGTCCCTTTCAAGGTGGAAGCTTCACTCTTCCTTTAGATGTCATGAAGAATGAAATAGTTACAGAAACATCGCCCTTCGCCCCTGCCTTTTTACAGCCAGATGACAAAAAATCTCTGCAACAAACCAGTGGCCCAGCTACTGCCAAAGATAGTTTTAAAATTGAAGAGCCCCATGAAGATAAACCTGACAAAATGGCAGAAGCACCACTCTCAGAGGCAATGACCTTACCCAAAGATGCTCACATTCCAGTTGTAGAAGAACATGTTATGGGGAAAGttttagaggaagaaaaggaggccaTAAATCAAGAGACTGTGCAGCAAAAAGATACTTTCACCCCCAGTGGACAGGAACCTATACTTACTGAAAAGGAACCTGAGTTGAAGCTTGAAGAAAAAACCACCATTTCTGACAAAGAAGCTGTGCCAAAAGAGAGTAAACCCCCAAAAcctgcagatgaagaaacaggcatAATTCAGACCTCCACAGAGCACACTTTCTCAGAACAGAAAGACCAAGAGCCTACCACAGATATGTTGAAACAGGACTCGTTCCCTGTAAGTTTGGAGCAAGCAGTTACAGATTCAGCCATGACCTCTAAAACTCTGGAGAAAGCCATGACCGAACCATCTGCATTAATTGAAAAGAGCTCAATTCAGGAACTTTTTGAAATGAGAGTTGATGACAAAGATAAGATTGAAGGAGTTGGAGCTGCAACATCAGCTGAGCTTGATATACCATTTTATGAAGATAAGTCAGGAATGTCCAAGTACTTTGAAACATCTGCCTTGAAAGAAGAAGCAACAAAAAGCATTGAGCCAGGCAGTGATTACTATGAACTGAGTGACACTAGAGAAAGTGTCCATGAGTCTATTGATACCATGTCTCCCATGCATAAAAATGGTGACAAGGAGTTTCAAACAGGAAAAGAATCCCAGCCCAGTCCTCCAGCACAAGAAGCAGGGTACAGCACTCTTGCACAGAGTTATCCATCAGATTTACCTGAAGAACCCAGTTCTCCTCAAGAAAGAATGTTCACTATTGATCCAAAAGTGTATGGAGAGAAAAGGGACCTCCACAGTAAGAATAAGGATGATTTGACCCTTAGCAGGAGTTTAGGACTTGGTGGTAGGTCTGCAATAGAACAAAGAAGCATGTCAATCAATTTGCCGATGTCTTGCCTAGATTCCATAGCCCTTGGATTTAACTTTGGTCGGGGACATGATCTTTCTCCTCTGGCTTCCGATATTCTAACCAACACTAGTGGAAGTATGGATGAAGGGGATGATTACCttccagccaccacacctgcacTGGAAAAAGCCCCTTGCTTCCCTGTAGAAAGCAAAGAGGAAGAACAGATAGAGAAAGTAAAAGCTACTGGAGAAGAAAGTACTCAAGTGGAGACATCATGTGAGTCTCCTTTCCTAGCCAAAGATTTTTACAAAAATGGTACTGTCATGGCACCTGACCTGCCTGAAATGCTAGATCTGGCAGGCACAAGGTCAAGATTGGCTTCTGTGAGTGCAGATGCTGAGGTTGCCAGGAGGAAATCTGTCCCATCAGAGACTGTGGTTGAGGATAGTCGTACTGGCTTGCCCCCGGTAACTGATGAAAACCATGTCATTGTAAAAACGGACAGTCAGCTCGAAGACCTGGGCTACTGTGTGTTTAATAAATACACAGTCCCATTGCCATCACCTGTTCAAGACAGTGAGAATTTATCAGGGGAGAGTGGTTCCTTTTACGAAGGCACTGATGATAAAGTTCGAAGAGATTTGGCCACAGACCTTTCATTGATTGAAGTGAAACTGGCAGCAGCCGGAAGAGTCAAAGATGAGTTCAGTGTTGACAAAGAAGCATCCACGCATATCTCTGGTGACAAATCAGGACTGAGTAAGGAGTTTGACCAAGAGAAGAAAGCTAATGATAGGTTGGATACTGTACTAGAAAAGAGTGAAGAACATGCTGATTCAAAAGAACATGCCAAGAAAACTGAAGAGGCTGGTGATGAAGTAGAAACATTCGGATTAGGAGTAACCTATGAGCAAGCTTTGGCCAAAGATTTGTCAATACCAACAGATGCATCCTCTGAGAAAGCGGAGAAGGGTCTTAGTTCAGTGCCAGACATAACTGAGGTAGAACCATCCAAAAAGGTGGAACAAGGTCTGGATTTTGCTGTCCAGGGTCAACTAGATATTAAAATTAGTGACTTTGGACAGATGGCTTCAGGGCTAAACATAGATGATAGAAGGGCAACAGAGCTAAAACTTGAGGTTACACAGGACATGACTCCCTCATCCAAAGCACCGCAGGAGGCAGATGCATTTATGGGTGTTGAGTCTGGTCACATGAAAGAAGGCACCAAAGTTAGTGAGACAGAAGTCAAAGAGAAGGTGGCCAAGCCTGACTTGGTGCACCAGGAGGCTGTAGACAAGGAGGAGTCCTATGAATCTAGTGGTGAGCATGAAAGTCTCACCATGGAGTCCTTGAAAGCTGATGAGGGCAAGAAGGAAACATCTCCAGAATCATCtctaattcaagatgagattgccATCAAATTGTCAGTGGAAATACCTTGCCCACCTGTCGTTTCAGAGGCTGATTTAGCCACAGATGAGAGAGCTGATGTCCAGATGGAATTTATTCAGGggccaaaagaagaaagcaaagagacCCCAGATATATCCATCACGCCTTCTGATGTTGCAGAGCCATTGCGTGAAGCCATTGTATCTGAACCAGCAGAGATTCAGAGTGAGGAAGAAGAGATAGAAGCCCAGGGAGAATATGATAAACTGCTCTTCCGCTCAGACACCCTTCAGATAACTGACCTGGGTGTCTCAGGTGCCAGGGAGGAATTTGTGGAGACCTGCCCAGGTGAACACAGAGGAGTGATTGAGTCTGTTGTGACCATTGAGGATGATTTCATCACTGTAGTGCAAACCACAACTGATGAAGGGGAGTCGGGGTCCCACAGTGTGCGTTTTGCAGCCCTAGAGcagcctgaggtggaaaggagacCATCTCCTCATGATGAAGAAGAGCTTGAAGTAGAAGAGGCAGCTGAAGCCCAGGCAGAACCCAAAGATGGTTCCCCAGAGGCTCCAGCTTCCCCTGAGAGAGAAGAGGTTGCACTTTCTGAATATAAGACAGAAACCTATGACGATTACAAAGATGAGACCACCATTGACGACTCCATCATGGACGCTGACAGCCTCTGGGTGGACACTCAAGGtgtgcattattattattattattttaattttctactcGCAACTCAAACACAATAACCTTATgggaattttttttcacttaaacattttaaaatacctctttatctctttattttgcattttgttaaatatacaaagaattttgTACACTTGTTACTAATGTTttcactgttgttgttgttgttgttgttgtcatgaTTTGCTTTGATCCACAGATGATGATAGGAGCATCATGACAGAACAGTTAGAAACTATTCCTAAAGAGGAGAAAGCTGAAAAGGAAGCTCGGAGATCATCTCTTGagaaacatagaaaagaaaagccttttAAAACCGGGAGAGGCAGAATTTCCACTCCTGAAAGAAAAGTAGCTAAAAAGGAACCTAGCACAGTCTCCAGAGATGAAGTGAGAAGGAAAAAAGGTTCATTTAACAAtcacttctttaaaaatgtttttgaagtaaTTCATTATTACTTTTTTGCAGAAGAACTGCCTAACAGT
Above is a genomic segment from Pongo pygmaeus isolate AG05252 chromosome 11, NHGRI_mPonPyg2-v2.0_pri, whole genome shotgun sequence containing:
- the MAP2 gene encoding microtubule-associated protein 2 isoform X6, with the protein product MADERKDEAKAPHWTSAPLTEASAHSHPPEIKDQGGAGEGLVRSANGFPYREDEEGAFGEHGSQGTYSNAKENGINGELTSADRETAEEVSARIVQVVTAEAVAVLKGEQEKEAQHKDQTAALPLAEETANLPPSPPPSPASEQTVTVEEASKMEFHDQQELTPSAAEPSDQKEKESEKQSKPGEDLKHAALVSQPETTTTYPDKKDMQGTEEEKAPPALFGHTLIASLEDMKQKTEPSLVVPGIDLPKEPPTPKEQKDWFIEMPTEAKKDEWGLVAPISPGPLTPMREKDVFDDIPKWEGKQFDSPMPSPFQGGSFTLPLDVMKNEIVTETSPFAPAFLQPDDKKSLQQTSGPATAKDSFKIEEPHEDKPDKMAEAPLSEAMTLPKDAHIPVVEEHVMGKVLEEEKEAINQETVQQKDTFTPSGQEPILTEKEPELKLEEKTTISDKEAVPKESKPPKPADEETGIIQTSTEHTFSEQKDQEPTTDMLKQDSFPVSLEQAVTDSAMTSKTLEKAMTEPSALIEKSSIQELFEMRVDDKDKIEGVGAATSAELDIPFYEDKSGMSKYFETSALKEEATKSIEPGSDYYELSDTRESVHESIDTMSPMHKNGDKEFQTGKESQPSPPAQEAGYSTLAQSYPSDLPEEPSSPQERMFTIDPKVYGEKRDLHSKNKDDLTLSRSLGLGGRSAIEQRSMSINLPMSCLDSIALGFNFGRGHDLSPLASDILTNTSGSMDEGDDYLPATTPALEKAPCFPVESKEEEQIEKVKATGEESTQVETSCESPFLAKDFYKNGTVMAPDLPEMLDLAGTRSRLASVSADAEVARRKSVPSETVVEDSRTGLPPVTDENHVIVKTDSQLEDLGYCVFNKYTVPLPSPVQDSENLSGESGSFYEGTDDKVRRDLATDLSLIEVKLAAAGRVKDEFSVDKEASTHISGDKSGLSKEFDQEKKANDRLDTVLEKSEEHADSKEHAKKTEEAGDEVETFGLGVTYEQALAKDLSIPTDASSEKAEKGLSSVPDITEVEPSKKVEQGLDFAVQGQLDIKISDFGQMASGLNIDDRRATELKLEVTQDMTPSSKAPQEADAFMGVESGHMKEGTKVSETEVKEKVAKPDLVHQEAVDKEESYESSGEHESLTMESLKADEGKKETSPESSLIQDEIAIKLSVEIPCPPVVSEADLATDERADVQMEFIQGPKEESKETPDISITPSDVAEPLREAIVSEPAEIQSEEEEIEAQGEYDKLLFRSDTLQITDLGVSGAREEFVETCPGEHRGVIESVVTIEDDFITVVQTTTDEGESGSHSVRFAALEQPEVERRPSPHDEEELEVEEAAEAQAEPKDGSPEAPASPEREEVALSEYKTETYDDYKDETTIDDSIMDADSLWVDTQDDDRSIMTEQLETIPKEEKAEKEARRSSLEKHRKEKPFKTGRGRISTPERKVAKKEPSTVSRDEVRRKKAVYKKAELAKKTEVQAHSPSRKFILKPAIKYTRPTHLSCVKRKTTAAGGESALAPSVFKQAKDKVSNSTLSKIPALQGSTKSPRYSSACPSTTKRATFSDSLLIQPTSAGSTDRLPYSKSGNKDGVTKSPEKRSSLPRPSSILPPRRGVSGDRDENSFSLNSSISSSARRTTRSEPIRRAGKSGTSTPTTPGSTAITPGTPPSYSSRTPGTPGTPSYPRTPHTPGTPKSAILVPSEKKVAIIRTPPKSPATPKQLRLINQPLPDLKNVKSKIGSTDNIKYQPKGGQVRILNKKIDFSKVQSRCGSKDNIKHSAGGGNVQIVTKKIDLSHVTSKCGSLKNIRHRPGGGRVKIESVKLDFKEKAQAKVGSLDNAHHVPGGGNVKIDSQKLNFREHAKARVDHGAEIITQSPGRSSVASPRRLSNVSSSGSINLLESPQLATLAEDVTAALAKQGL
- the MAP2 gene encoding microtubule-associated protein 2 isoform X18; translation: MADERKDEAKAPHWTSAPLTEASAHSHPPEIKDQGGAGEGLVRSANGFPYREDEEGAFGEHGSQGTYSNAKENGINGELTSADRETAEEVSARIVQVVTAEAVAVLKGEQEKEAQHKDQTAALPLAEETANLPPSPPPSPASEQTVTVEEASKMEFHDQQELTPSAAEPSDQKEKESEKQSKPGEDLKHAALVSQPETTTTYPDKKDMQGTEEEKAPPALFGHTLIASLEDMKQKTEPSLVVPGIDLPKEPPTPKEQKDWFIEMPTEAKKDEWGLVAPISPGPLTPMREKDVFDDIPKWEGKQFDSPMPSPFQGGSFTLPLDVMKNEIVTETSPFAPAFLQPDDKKSLQQTSGPATAKDSFKIEEPHEDKPDKMAEAPLSEAMTLPKDAHIPVVEEHVMGKVLEEEKEAINQETVQQKDTFTPSGQEPILTEKEPELKLEEKTTISDKEAVPKESKPPKPADEETGIIQTSTEHTFSEQKDQEPTTDMLKQDSFPVSLEQAVTDSAMTSKTLEKAMTEPSALIEKSSIQELFEMRVDDKDKIEGVGAATSAELDIPFYEDKSGMSKYFETSALKEEATKSIEPGSDYYELSDTRESVHESIDTMSPMHKNGDKEFQTGKESQPSPPAQEAGYSTLAQSYPSDLPEEPSSPQERMFTIDPKVYGEKRDLHSKNKDDLTLSRSLGLGGRSAIEQRSMSINLPMSCLDSIALGFNFGRGHDLSPLASDILTNTSGSMDEGDDYLPATTPALEKAPCFPVESKEEEQIEKVKATGEESTQVETSCESPFLAKDFYKNGTVMAPDLPEMLDLAGTRSRLASVSADAEVARRKSVPSETVVEDSRTGLPPVTDENHVIVKTDSQLEDLGYCVFNKYTVPLPSPVQDSENLSGESGSFYEGTDDKVRRDLATDLSLIEVKLAAAGRVKDEFSVDKEASTHISGDKSGLSKEFDQEKKANDRLDTVLEKSEEHADSKEHAKKTEEAGDEVETFGLGVTYEQALAKDLSIPTDASSEKAEKGLSSVPDITEVEPSKKVEQGLDFAVQGQLDIKISDFGQMASGLNIDDRRATELKLEVTQDMTPSSKAPQEADAFMGVESGHMKEGTKVSETEVKEKVAKPDLVHQEAVDKEESYESSGEHESLTMESLKADEGKKETSPESSLIQDEIAIKLSVEIPCPPVVSEADLATDERADVQMEFIQGPKEESKETPDISITPSDVAEPLREAIVSEPAEIQSEEEEIEAQGEYDKLLFRSDTLQITDLGVSGAREEFVETCPGEHRGVIESVVTIEDDFITVVQTTTDEGESGSHSVRFAALEQPEVERRPSPHDEEELEVEEAAEAQAEPKDGSPEAPASPEREEVALSEYKTETYDDYKDETTIDDSIMDADSLWVDTQDDDRSIMTEQLETIPKEEKAEKEARRSSLEKHRKEKPFKTGRGRISTPERKVAKKEPSTVSRDEVRRKKAVYKKAELAKKTEVQAHSPSRKFILKPAIKYTRPTHLSCVKRKTTAAGGESALAPSVFKQAKDKVSDGVTKSPEKRSSLPRPSSILPPRRGVSGDRDENSFSLNSSISSSARRTTRSEPIRRAGKSGTSTPTTPGSTAITPGTPPSYSSRTPGTPGTPSYPRTPHTPGTPKSAILVPSEKKVAIIRTPPKSPATPKQLRLINQPLPDLKNVKSKIGSTDNIKYQPKGGQVQIVTKKIDLSHVTSKCGSLKNIRHRPGGGRVKIESVKLDFKEKAQAKVGSLDNAHHVPGGGNVKIDSQKLNFREHAKARVDHGAEIITQSPGRSSVASPRRLSNVSSSGSINLLESPQLATLAEDVTAALAKQGL
- the MAP2 gene encoding microtubule-associated protein 2 isoform X17, which gives rise to MADERKDEAKAPHWTSAPLTEASAHSHPPEIKDQGGAGEGLVRSANGFPYREDEEGAFGEHGSQGTYSNAKENGINGELTSADRETAEEVSARIVQVVTAEAVAVLKGEQEKEAQHKDQTAALPLAAEETANLPPSPPPSPASEQTVTVEEASKMEFHDQQELTPSAAEPSDQKEKESEKQSKPGEDLKHAALVSQPETTTTYPDKKDMQGTEEEKAPPALFGHTLIASLEDMKQKTEPSLVVPGIDLPKEPPTPKEQKDWFIEMPTEAKKDEWGLVAPISPGPLTPMREKDVFDDIPKWEGKQFDSPMPSPFQGGSFTLPLDVMKNEIVTETSPFAPAFLQPDDKKSLQQTSGPATAKDSFKIEEPHEDKPDKMAEAPLSEAMTLPKDAHIPVVEEHVMGKVLEEEKEAINQETVQQKDTFTPSGQEPILTEKEPELKLEEKTTISDKEAVPKESKPPKPADEETGIIQTSTEHTFSEQKDQEPTTDMLKQDSFPVSLEQAVTDSAMTSKTLEKAMTEPSALIEKSSIQELFEMRVDDKDKIEGVGAATSAELDIPFYEDKSGMSKYFETSALKEEATKSIEPGSDYYELSDTRESVHESIDTMSPMHKNGDKEFQTGKESQPSPPAQEAGYSTLAQSYPSDLPEEPSSPQERMFTIDPKVYGEKRDLHSKNKDDLTLSRSLGLGGRSAIEQRSMSINLPMSCLDSIALGFNFGRGHDLSPLASDILTNTSGSMDEGDDYLPATTPALEKAPCFPVESKEEEQIEKVKATGEESTQVETSCESPFLAKDFYKNGTVMAPDLPEMLDLAGTRSRLASVSADAEVARRKSVPSETVVEDSRTGLPPVTDENHVIVKTDSQLEDLGYCVFNKYTVPLPSPVQDSENLSGESGSFYEGTDDKVRRDLATDLSLIEVKLAAAGRVKDEFSVDKEASTHISGDKSGLSKEFDQEKKANDRLDTVLEKSEEHADSKEHAKKTEEAGDEVETFGLGVTYEQALAKDLSIPTDASSEKAEKGLSSVPDITEVEPSKKVEQGLDFAVQGQLDIKISDFGQMASGLNIDDRRATELKLEVTQDMTPSSKAPQEADAFMGVESGHMKEGTKVSETEVKEKVAKPDLVHQEAVDKEESYESSGEHESLTMESLKADEGKKETSPESSLIQDEIAIKLSVEIPCPPVVSEADLATDERADVQMEFIQGPKEESKETPDISITPSDVAEPLREAIVSEPAEIQSEEEEIEAQGEYDKLLFRSDTLQITDLGVSGAREEFVETCPGEHRGVIESVVTIEDDFITVVQTTTDEGESGSHSVRFAALEQPEVERRPSPHDEEELEVEEAAEAQAEPKDGSPEAPASPEREEVALSEYKTETYDDYKDETTIDDSIMDADSLWVDTQDDDRSIMTEQLETIPKEEKAEKEARRSSLEKHRKEKPFKTGRGRISTPERKVAKKEPSTVSRDEVRRKKAVYKKAELAKKTEVQAHSPSRKFILKPAIKYTRPTHLSCVKRKTTAGGESALAPSVFKQAKDKVSDGVTKSPEKRSSLPRPSSILPPRRGVSGDRDENSFSLNSSISSSARRTTRSEPIRRAGKSGTSTPTTPGSTAITPGTPPSYSSRTPGTPGTPSYPRTPHTPGTPKSAILVPSEKKVAIIRTPPKSPATPKQLRLINQPLPDLKNVKSKIGSTDNIKYQPKGGQVQIVTKKIDLSHVTSKCGSLKNIRHRPGGGRVKIESVKLDFKEKAQAKVGSLDNAHHVPGGGNVKIDSQKLNFREHAKARVDHGAEIITQSPGRSSVASPRRLSNVSSSGSINLLESPQLATLAEDVTAALAKQGL